From Salmo salar chromosome ssa04, Ssal_v3.1, whole genome shotgun sequence, one genomic window encodes:
- the LOC106602245 gene encoding C-type lectin domain family 4 member M-like has translation MADYINKHVIELNEVTVENRNRATRSVKTETHLSDGRLRLYRLAAVCFGVLCVLQVTLNISLRLAFFHSNREREQLNSCYNTTGLAQDGDQPDTSSIMDLCTERDQCRMNRNQLERERDKEKMDKKLLQERYTTLTTERDRLRDRVSLLTIEKVVLEERLSRCGTGRVVEGSGMPVPMMKTVLKCPKGWRMLGSSCYFLSTERKTWEESRLDCLAIGADLVIINSRQEQKLLYQLDGDADLLVWIGLTDSVNEGTWKWVDGTPLTTSYWKSGQPDHGGTNNEEDCVEVYHRDGVLANWNDAPCNHMLRWICEKLQK, from the exons ATGGCCGACTACATCAACAAACATGTGATTGAATTAAACGAAGTTACTGTAGAAAACCGGAACAGAGCAACGAGGAGTGTAAAGACTGAAACCCATCTTTCAG ATGGAAGACTAAGACTCTACAGGCTGGCTGCTGTGTGTTTTGGAGTGCTGTGTGTTCTACAAGTCACTCTCAACATCTCACTGAGACTGGCTTTCT TCcactccaacagagagagagagcagttaaaCAGCTGTTACAACACCACTGGCCTGGCGCAGGATGGAGACCAGCCAGATACCAGTAGTATCATGGatctatgtacagagagagaccagtgccGGATGAACAGAAaccagctagagagggagagagacaaagagaaaatgGACAAAAAACTGTTACAGGAGCGTTACACTACCCTGACTACAGAACGGGACAGGTTGAGAGACAGGGTCAGTCTTCTGACCATTGAGAAGGTGGTGCTGGAGGAGCGACTCTCTAGGTGTG GTACTGGAAGAGTGGTGGAAGGGAGTGGCATGCCAGTCCCAATGATGAAGACTGTGTTAAAGTGCCCTAAAGGATGGAGGATGTTGGGATCCAGCTGTTACTTCCTGTCTACTGAGAGGAAAACCTGGGAGGAGAGCAGACTGGATTGTCTGGCGATTGGAGCAGACCTGGTGATCATAAACAGCAGACaggaacag AAGTTGTTGTACCAGCTGGATGGTGATGCAGATCTCCTGgtctggattggtctgactgactccGTTAATGAGGGGACCTGGAAATGGGTGGACGGCACACCACTGACCACATC gTACTGGAAGAGTGGACAGCCGGACCATGGTGGTACCAACAACGaggaggattgtgtcgaggtctACCATCGGGACGGCGTTTTGGCCAACTGGAATGATGCACCATGCAACCACATGCTGCGCTGGATCTGTGAGAAATTACAGAAATAG